The following proteins are co-located in the Maridesulfovibrio ferrireducens genome:
- a CDS encoding MEDS domain-containing protein encodes MNEEIRQSDFKTELIKCMHEKKHVLLLYDELKYYRNAAIEFIVDGLNSGDQCLLAFDKYKPGMVAKDLSGYGIDYAKVVNSGQLILVDANTYYLTDKVFYPEKILKSWQELTSKAVQAGRTCLRTVGEINFDLDDHSKIGNLIYYKYLVNKNIYSEYPFMSLCVYNKNRYSSEIVKRVVQAHPMLIYNSNIYKNNIHYIPSVIYLNDDYDKNEIDIWLENVKSGNSIFKRMNESEKKFRLLYEYAPIPYLSLDESGFFVGVNKSLCCTLGYDKEELIGKKIRDLLHPDWQIKFENEFKKLKNSGEEHNVEFCMMKKDGSYIFGEFSGVSGYYEDNSFCQTHCVFRDITKEKQANEKLIEAKEAAEEASRTKTMFLANMSHEIRTPLNGIMGMLQLLHDTSLTEEQCDFLDTSMESCNRLAHLLGDILDISRIEACKLKIYSEDFELREIFSSLQQLFAFSAAQKKLSLRFYICPSVPKTLIGDKARIHQILNNLVGNALKFSNKGKIEVTAFPLPHYKKKQYRILFSVSDSGIGIPEEKLDVIFEEFTQVDGSMIRNFEGAGLGLSIVKNLVSLMGGRSSIESEVGIGTTVYFCLTFGTTDRQHEQVKTINKLKNCSYKSRDILVVEDERINQLYLVKILQRNGFSVKTANNGKQALDLLKNIHFDLILMDIQMPEMDGVETTLAIRSGKASKTNSQIPIIALTAHTLAGDEELFLKAGINAYIPKPLDINNLLNKINSFLININ; translated from the coding sequence ATGAACGAGGAAATCAGACAAAGTGATTTTAAAACAGAATTGATTAAGTGTATGCATGAAAAAAAACATGTTTTGCTTCTTTATGATGAATTAAAATACTACAGAAACGCTGCAATAGAATTTATAGTAGATGGACTGAATTCTGGAGATCAATGCCTGCTCGCTTTTGATAAATACAAACCTGGAATGGTAGCTAAAGATCTATCTGGCTATGGAATTGATTATGCTAAGGTAGTTAACTCCGGTCAATTAATTCTTGTTGATGCGAATACCTACTATTTAACAGATAAGGTTTTTTATCCAGAAAAGATTCTTAAATCATGGCAAGAGTTGACTTCGAAAGCGGTACAAGCTGGCCGAACATGTTTAAGGACTGTTGGAGAAATAAATTTTGATCTTGATGATCATTCAAAAATTGGTAATCTTATCTATTATAAATATTTAGTAAATAAAAACATTTACTCTGAATATCCATTTATGTCTCTATGTGTATACAATAAGAATAGATACTCAAGTGAAATTGTTAAAAGGGTTGTACAAGCTCATCCTATGCTTATCTACAACTCTAATATTTACAAAAACAACATTCATTATATACCTTCTGTTATATATTTAAATGACGACTACGATAAAAATGAAATAGATATATGGCTTGAAAATGTTAAGTCAGGCAATTCAATATTCAAAAGAATGAATGAAAGTGAAAAAAAATTTAGATTACTATATGAATACGCTCCAATTCCATATCTATCACTTGATGAGAGTGGATTTTTTGTAGGAGTTAATAAATCGCTTTGCTGTACACTGGGTTACGATAAAGAAGAACTTATCGGTAAAAAAATCAGAGATTTGTTACATCCTGATTGGCAAATTAAATTTGAAAATGAATTCAAAAAACTTAAGAATTCCGGGGAAGAACATAACGTAGAATTTTGCATGATGAAAAAAGATGGGAGCTATATCTTTGGCGAATTCAGTGGAGTGAGTGGATATTATGAAGACAACTCGTTTTGTCAGACTCATTGCGTCTTTCGCGATATTACAAAGGAAAAACAAGCAAATGAAAAGTTAATTGAAGCAAAAGAAGCTGCTGAAGAAGCAAGCAGAACAAAGACAATGTTTCTAGCTAATATGAGTCATGAAATCAGGACTCCGCTAAACGGAATTATGGGGATGCTGCAACTCCTCCACGATACCTCGCTAACTGAAGAACAATGTGATTTTTTAGACACCAGTATGGAATCATGCAATAGACTCGCACATTTACTCGGCGATATATTGGATATTTCCCGCATAGAAGCATGTAAACTAAAAATATATAGCGAAGACTTTGAATTGAGAGAAATATTTTCCTCTCTTCAGCAACTATTTGCATTCTCAGCGGCACAAAAAAAACTATCGCTTAGGTTCTATATTTGTCCTTCAGTGCCTAAAACTCTTATAGGGGACAAAGCTAGAATCCATCAAATACTAAACAATTTGGTAGGTAATGCTCTCAAGTTTTCTAATAAGGGAAAAATTGAAGTCACAGCTTTCCCTCTTCCCCACTATAAAAAAAAACAATACCGGATTTTATTTTCCGTTTCTGATTCAGGGATTGGTATTCCTGAAGAAAAGCTTGATGTAATCTTTGAAGAATTTACACAAGTTGATGGAAGTATGATTAGAAATTTTGAAGGAGCCGGCTTAGGTCTTTCAATTGTTAAAAATCTTGTGTCTCTGATGGGTGGAAGATCATCTATTGAAAGTGAAGTAGGTATCGGAACAACCGTTTATTTTTGTTTAACTTTTGGCACTACAGATAGACAGCATGAACAAGTAAAAACAATAAACAAGCTAAAGAATTGCAGTTATAAATCTCGAGATATTCTTGTCGTAGAGGATGAAAGAATAAATCAGTTATACCTCGTAAAAATTTTACAACGAAATGGCTTTTCAGTAAAAACGGCTAATAATGGAAAACAGGCTTTGGACTTATTAAAAAATATTCACTTTGACTTAATTCTTATGGATATTCAGATGCCTGAGATGGACGGTGTTGAGACTACATTAGCTATTAGAAGTGGAAAAGCTAGTAAAACAAATAGCCAGATTCCAATTATAGCCTTAACAGCGCACACCCTTGCCGGCGATGAAGAATTATTTTTAAAAGCCGGGATTAATGCGTATATACCAAAGCCGCTTGATATTAATAATCTTTTGAACAAAATTAATTCTTTTTTAATTAATATCAATTAG
- a CDS encoding ATP-binding protein, whose amino-acid sequence MIKFLGSRKGQVLPYRLLIYILICSSFFTILGTSVQLYMEYRSDVSEIEKAMTQIENSYANTISASLWDINIDHVKIQLEGANKLPGMRYLEVSDMTSGAVESVVSVGMIPSNGKIIEKTFVLSHLVDGRRVDVGQLRVVADLENVINRLKHRVFVVLLMQGIKTFLVALCILIIIYYMVTRHLQSMADYAQEMDIDNLERPLVLNRRKNRKKFDEFDKVAKAFNDMRLNLIRDIAERKKAEEALIQSNMIVEKSPVVLFKWRAEDGWPVELVSKNVTQLGFNADDFMSGKINFIDVIHPEDQGKAISEVKKHQNSGADHFKQEYRIIAPDGRVIWTEDSIVVARDAEGVITHYMGIVADSTERKKSENELSRLRNLLKNTIDSMPTVLVGIDDNGHIIQWNRSAEEETGLSWKEVKGLPLTDVFPQLESEQKLISEAVSMFKIREKPKVPFTVNGTILYKNLKVYPLLDSEEGGGAVLLIDDVTMKSRLEEMMIQTEKMMSVGGLAAGMAHEINNPLGAILSGVQGAERRLSPSLPKNVEVASEIDLDLDKVQEYMDKRGIIGYLRGISDAGRRAAQIVRNMLEFSRKSESVRVTMDVKGLLEKSLSLAANDYDLKKKYDFKTIDIRRDYEQGLPQINITETEIEQVFLNIFKNAAQAMSDKDFGDERPCLTLRTRKDGGFVRIEVEDNGPGMEEDVRKRVFEPFYTTKHVGLGTGLGLSVSYFIIARNHEGEFLVESEPGKGTKFIIRLPEATVSS is encoded by the coding sequence ATGATAAAATTTTTAGGATCAAGAAAAGGGCAGGTTTTACCTTACAGGCTCCTTATTTATATTTTGATATGCAGCTCTTTTTTTACAATTCTTGGAACCAGCGTTCAATTGTATATGGAATACCGGAGTGATGTCAGCGAGATTGAAAAGGCGATGACACAAATTGAAAACAGTTATGCGAATACTATTTCTGCCAGCCTTTGGGATATTAATATTGATCATGTTAAAATTCAGCTTGAAGGGGCTAATAAATTACCCGGGATGCGCTATTTAGAAGTCAGTGATATGACTTCGGGGGCAGTTGAGTCAGTTGTCTCTGTCGGTATGATACCTTCAAATGGCAAGATTATCGAAAAGACTTTTGTACTCAGTCATCTGGTGGATGGCAGACGTGTTGATGTAGGACAACTGCGGGTTGTTGCTGATCTTGAAAATGTTATTAACCGTTTGAAACATCGGGTATTCGTTGTATTACTGATGCAGGGTATTAAAACTTTTTTGGTCGCACTCTGCATATTAATTATTATCTACTACATGGTCACCCGGCATTTACAGTCGATGGCTGACTACGCGCAGGAAATGGATATTGACAATCTAGAGCGCCCGCTTGTTTTAAATCGTAGAAAGAACAGAAAGAAGTTTGATGAATTTGATAAGGTCGCCAAAGCTTTTAACGATATGCGGCTTAATCTGATAAGAGATATTGCTGAGCGTAAAAAAGCTGAAGAAGCCCTTATACAGTCTAATATGATTGTGGAAAAAAGTCCTGTTGTTCTTTTTAAATGGAGGGCTGAGGATGGGTGGCCTGTTGAACTTGTTTCTAAAAATGTGACGCAGCTAGGTTTTAATGCAGACGATTTTATGTCTGGAAAAATAAATTTTATTGATGTTATTCATCCCGAAGATCAAGGCAAGGCTATCAGTGAAGTTAAGAAGCATCAAAATTCAGGTGCTGACCATTTTAAGCAGGAATACAGGATTATTGCCCCTGACGGGCGCGTTATCTGGACTGAAGACAGTATTGTCGTAGCTAGAGACGCAGAAGGTGTTATTACTCATTATATGGGTATTGTTGCTGATTCTACTGAACGCAAAAAATCTGAGAATGAACTTTCCCGGCTGCGTAACCTCTTGAAAAATACAATTGATTCAATGCCTACTGTTTTAGTCGGGATTGATGATAATGGGCATATTATTCAATGGAACAGGTCTGCCGAAGAAGAGACCGGATTGTCATGGAAAGAGGTTAAAGGCCTTCCTCTTACCGATGTTTTTCCTCAGTTGGAAAGTGAGCAGAAATTGATTTCGGAAGCCGTCTCAATGTTTAAAATCCGTGAAAAACCGAAGGTTCCTTTTACCGTGAATGGAACAATTCTTTATAAGAATCTAAAAGTTTATCCTCTCCTTGACAGTGAAGAAGGTGGGGGAGCTGTATTATTGATAGATGACGTGACCATGAAATCACGTCTGGAAGAGATGATGATTCAGACTGAAAAAATGATGTCTGTCGGCGGTCTTGCCGCTGGTATGGCTCATGAAATTAATAATCCGCTTGGAGCCATTTTGTCAGGAGTTCAAGGAGCGGAACGACGTTTGTCGCCATCCTTACCTAAGAATGTTGAAGTTGCTTCTGAAATTGATCTAGATTTGGATAAAGTTCAGGAATACATGGATAAACGTGGTATAATCGGCTATTTGCGCGGTATAAGCGACGCAGGGCGCAGGGCCGCTCAGATTGTTCGTAATATGCTTGAATTCAGCAGGAAGAGTGAATCTGTGCGGGTTACGATGGACGTGAAGGGACTGCTAGAGAAATCACTCAGTCTTGCCGCCAATGATTATGATTTAAAGAAGAAATACGATTTCAAAACTATTGATATTCGTAGAGACTATGAGCAGGGATTACCTCAGATCAATATTACTGAAACCGAAATTGAGCAGGTTTTTCTGAATATCTTCAAAAATGCGGCTCAAGCAATGTCCGATAAAGATTTTGGAGATGAACGTCCTTGCCTGACTTTGAGGACGAGGAAGGACGGCGGCTTTGTTCGGATCGAAGTAGAGGATAACGGACCGGGTATGGAAGAGGATGTCCGTAAAAGAGTCTTTGAACCTTTTTATACAACAAAGCACGTAGGTCTTGGAACCGGTTTGGGGCTTTCTGTCTCTTATTTCATAATTGCTCGTAATCATGAAGGAGAGTTTCTTGTTGAATCTGAGCCGGGTAAAGGAACAAAGTTCATTATTCGTCTGCCTGAGGCTACTGTTTCATCATAA
- a CDS encoding Lrp/AsnC family transcriptional regulator, producing the protein MKDKTLVLDDIDRKIIEELQSNGRESYKNIARKLGVSDGTVRLRTERMIKNDYLRITASVNPLYFENSLIALVGINLEGRANRDIMEKISLVSGVQSVINVSGRYDLLVEVFVPSRNAFRQCLVDDLSNIGGIKSTETFMFLDAIDKWAEHKK; encoded by the coding sequence GTGAAAGATAAAACTTTAGTTCTTGATGACATAGATCGTAAAATTATAGAAGAATTACAGAGTAATGGACGTGAATCTTATAAAAATATAGCGCGTAAGCTTGGTGTTTCAGATGGAACTGTCAGGTTACGCACTGAGCGGATGATTAAAAATGATTACTTGAGAATTACCGCTTCTGTAAATCCTCTTTATTTTGAGAACAGTTTGATTGCCTTGGTAGGTATCAACCTTGAAGGGCGTGCAAATCGTGATATTATGGAAAAAATTTCATTAGTCAGTGGAGTGCAGTCTGTAATAAATGTTTCTGGTCGTTATGATCTACTGGTGGAAGTATTTGTTCCTTCACGGAATGCGTTCAGACAGTGTCTGGTGGATGACCTTTCCAATATTGGTGGAATTAAATCTACTGAAACATTCATGTTCCTTGATGCGATAGATAAATGGGCGGAGCATAAAAAGTAG
- a CDS encoding glycine C-acetyltransferase — MPSNLFKALSEQTEELKATGLYKDERIITSPQQAQISVAGGQDVLNFCANNYLGLANNPELIESAKKALDKYGFGLSSVRFICGTQDIHKKLEQKISEFLQTEDTILYGSCFDANGGLFETILSNEDAVISDSLNHASIIDGVRLCKAKRFRYKNNDMADLEQQLKDASDCRYRLIVTDGVFSMDGIIADLKSICDLADKYDALVMVDDSHAVGFVGENGRGTPEACGVLGRVDIITGTLGKALGGASGGYTSGRKEIIEWLRQRSRPYLFSNTLAPVIASTSVAVLDLIRNQPELRTRLNENSQLFRSRMEEAGFNLVPGHHPIIPVMLGDAVLAQKVAAGLLEEGIYVIGFSFPVVPRGQARIRTQMSAGHTTEQVNKAVDAFIKVSRKLNIID, encoded by the coding sequence ATGCCCAGCAATTTATTTAAAGCACTTTCGGAGCAGACTGAGGAGCTAAAAGCAACAGGTCTTTACAAAGATGAAAGAATCATAACATCACCGCAACAGGCTCAAATATCTGTAGCAGGTGGACAGGACGTTCTTAATTTCTGTGCCAACAACTATCTCGGCCTTGCCAACAATCCAGAACTGATAGAATCCGCAAAGAAAGCACTTGATAAGTACGGATTCGGACTTTCATCCGTAAGGTTTATCTGCGGAACTCAGGATATTCACAAAAAGCTTGAACAAAAAATAAGCGAATTTCTCCAAACTGAAGATACAATTCTCTATGGATCGTGTTTTGACGCAAACGGCGGATTGTTCGAAACTATCCTTTCGAACGAAGATGCGGTTATAAGCGACTCGCTGAATCACGCTTCAATAATAGATGGTGTACGCCTCTGCAAAGCTAAACGATTCCGCTATAAAAACAATGATATGGCAGATCTTGAACAGCAATTGAAAGATGCTTCCGATTGCCGTTACCGACTGATTGTCACTGACGGTGTTTTTTCCATGGACGGGATCATAGCTGATCTCAAATCAATTTGCGACTTAGCGGACAAATATGACGCACTTGTCATGGTTGATGATTCACACGCGGTCGGATTTGTCGGGGAAAACGGACGAGGAACACCTGAAGCTTGCGGAGTTCTCGGCCGTGTCGATATAATCACCGGAACTCTCGGCAAAGCTCTCGGCGGAGCTTCCGGCGGTTACACATCAGGCCGGAAAGAAATCATTGAATGGTTGCGTCAAAGATCCCGCCCTTACCTTTTTTCAAACACTCTGGCTCCGGTAATAGCCTCTACATCAGTTGCAGTACTCGACCTGATCCGAAATCAACCGGAACTCAGAACCAGACTGAATGAAAACAGTCAACTTTTCCGTTCACGTATGGAAGAAGCCGGATTCAACCTTGTGCCGGGCCATCACCCCATCATTCCGGTAATGCTCGGTGACGCGGTTCTGGCGCAAAAAGTTGCCGCCGGCCTTCTCGAAGAAGGTATTTATGTAATAGGATTCAGTTTCCCTGTCGTTCCTCGCGGACAGGCCAGAATCAGAACGCAGATGTCGGCAGGCCATACCACGGAACAAGTAAACAAGGCCGTGGATGCATTTATCAAAGTAAGTCGTAAACTCAACATTATTGATTAA
- the tdh gene encoding L-threonine 3-dehydrogenase produces MKALVKSKSEEGIWMEEVPVPQCGHNDVLIKVKKTAICGTDIHIYNWDKWAQQTIPVPMVVGHEFSGVIENLGSEVQGLALGDRVSAEGHVTCGHCRNCRAGKRHLCRNTIGVGVNRPGCFAEYVCVPASNVFKLTDAISDDVGSILDPLGNAAHTALSFNLVGEDVLITGAGPIGMMAVAIARHAGARHIVITDLNDYRLDIADKLGATRTVNVSKEKLDDVMAELNMTEGFDVGLEMSGSPAAFREMLAKMNHGGHIALLGILPDDTQIDWNMVVFKGLKLKGIYGREMFETWYKMSSMLQSNLDITPAITHHFKIDDFQKGFDVMRTGQSGKVILDWT; encoded by the coding sequence ATGAAGGCTCTGGTTAAAAGTAAATCGGAAGAAGGAATCTGGATGGAAGAAGTGCCAGTTCCTCAGTGCGGGCATAACGATGTTCTGATAAAAGTAAAAAAAACAGCTATTTGCGGAACTGATATACACATATATAATTGGGACAAATGGGCGCAGCAGACAATCCCTGTCCCTATGGTTGTCGGGCACGAATTCTCAGGTGTAATCGAAAACCTCGGCAGTGAAGTTCAAGGCCTTGCCCTTGGTGACAGAGTTTCCGCAGAAGGACATGTCACTTGCGGTCACTGTCGAAATTGCAGGGCCGGGAAAAGACATCTCTGTAGAAACACCATCGGTGTAGGTGTTAATCGTCCGGGATGTTTTGCCGAGTATGTTTGTGTTCCGGCTTCAAATGTATTTAAACTCACTGACGCAATTTCTGACGACGTAGGTTCAATCCTTGATCCACTTGGAAACGCCGCGCACACGGCCCTTTCTTTCAACTTAGTTGGTGAAGATGTCCTTATCACCGGAGCCGGCCCCATCGGCATGATGGCTGTCGCAATAGCCCGCCATGCCGGAGCCCGTCACATTGTTATAACCGACCTTAATGACTATCGTCTGGACATTGCCGACAAACTCGGAGCTACCCGCACCGTAAATGTCAGCAAAGAAAAGCTGGATGATGTCATGGCCGAGCTTAATATGACCGAAGGGTTTGATGTAGGTCTTGAAATGTCCGGCAGCCCTGCCGCTTTCAGGGAAATGCTCGCAAAAATGAATCACGGCGGACATATTGCTCTGCTGGGTATTCTTCCGGATGACACTCAGATAGACTGGAACATGGTCGTTTTCAAGGGGCTGAAACTGAAAGGTATTTATGGCCGAGAAATGTTTGAAACATGGTACAAAATGTCCTCCATGCTCCAATCCAATCTTGATATTACTCCCGCAATTACGCATCACTTTAAAATCGATGATTTCCAAAAAGGTTTTGACGTTATGCGGACTGGACAATCTGGAAAAGTTATTCTGGACTGGACCTAA